One region of Quercus lobata isolate SW786 chromosome 2, ValleyOak3.0 Primary Assembly, whole genome shotgun sequence genomic DNA includes:
- the LOC115968383 gene encoding mechanosensitive ion channel protein 10: MAETEKQVVVEIPIPGEEEEVVKESSSNSKPIKIIDASAKAKGSPEISSWYSPTNTNTSKPPKVPTTTTTNVNDNLTRRRSLARSVYSKPKSRFGEPSYPLLLTPNDHNNNKGLHLQEQLQTETSPNNSFSMATAMASPNNKSARPVSITPKTPLMSSPGDDDQDEEIYKKVVLSKEKHRRLKTKVLIELTVFVCILVCLVASLTLERLKNFMVWGLEFWKWFVLVMVIFSGMLVTKWFMHLIVFLIEMNFLLRKKVLYFVHGLKKSVQVFIWLGLVLLTWVFLFNGGVQRSKIATKILDYVTWTLVSLLIGAFLWLLKTLLLKILASKFHVNTFFDRIQESIFHQYVLQTLSGPPLILEAERVGRSPSTGQLSFRSTKNKKKSKGGKEKEVIDMAKLHKMKQEKVSAWTMKVLVDAVMSSGLSTISNALDESVDDGGGEQMDKEITNEMEATAAAYHIFMNVAESGSKYIDEYDFLRFMIKEEVDLVFPLFEGADTGRIDRKALTYWVVKIYKGRKALAHALNDTKTAVKQLNKLVTVILIVVTVIVWLLLMEIATTKVLVFFSSQLVVAAFMFGNTCKTIFEAIIFVFVMHPFDVGDRCVIDGVQMMVEEMNILTTVFLKLNNEKVYYPNSVLATKPISNYYRSPDMGDYVEFSIDFVTPIERIGMLKDKIKMYLEKNPQHWHPNHNVLVKEIENVNKIKMGLYVFHTMNFQDFGEKNRRRTELVIEIKKIFEELNIRYNLLPQDVHLLHIGSETTNAANK, translated from the exons ATGGCAGAGACAGAGAAGCAAGTGGTTGTGGAAATCCCTATCCCAggcgaagaagaagaagtagtaAAAGAGTCTTCTTCGAATTCgaaacccattaaaataatagacGCATCAGCAAAAGCAAAAGGGTCACCGGAGATCTCTAGCTGGTACAGTCCCACCAACACAAACACTTCCAAGCCTCCCAAAGTccccaccactaccaccaccaatGTCAATGACAACCTTACACGCAGACGTTCTCTTGCAAGGTCTGTTTATTCCAAACCCAAATCAAGATTTGGGGAACCATCTTATCCTCTATTATTAACTCCAAAtgaccacaacaacaacaagggTTTGCATTTGCAAGAACAATTACAAACTGAGACTTCTCCTAATAATTCCTTCAGTATGGCCACAGCCATGGCGTCCCCTAATAATAAGTCTGCCAGACCTGTCTCCATCACTCCTAAGACGCCCCTCATGTCGTCTCCGGGGGATGATGATCAGGATGAAGAGATTTACAAGAAAGTTGTTTTGAGTAAAGAGAAGCATAGGAGACTAAAGACTAAGGTTTTGATTGAGCTAACTGTGTTTGTATGCATTTTGGTGTGCCTGGTGGCTAGCTTAACTCTTGAGAGGTTGAAGAATTTCATGGTGTGGGGTTTGGAGTTTTGGAAATGGTTCGTCCTTGTCATGGTCATCTTCTCGGGAATGTTGGTTACCAAATGGTTTATGCATCTGATTGTGTTCTTGATTGAAATGAACTTTTTGCTTAGGAAGAAGGTGCTCTATTTTGTTCATGGATTGAAGAAGAGTGTTCAAGTCTTTATTTGGTTGGGATTGGTTCTTCTTACATGGGTATTTCTCTTCAATGGCGGGGTTCAGCGGTCGAAGATTGCCACCAAGATTTTGGATTATGTGACATGGACTCTTGTTTCCCTTCTCATTGGGGCGTTTTTATGGCTATTAAAGACATTATTGCTGAAGATCTTAGCGTCCAAGTTCCATGTGAACACCTTCTTTGATCGAATTCAGGAATCAATCTTCCATCAGTATGTTTTGCAGACCCTTTCGGGGCCTCCGCTGATATTGGAGGCTGAGAGGGTTGGGAGATCACCGAGCACTGGTCAATTGAGTTTTAGGAGTAcgaagaacaagaaaaagagcAAAGGTGGGAAGGAGAAAGAGGTAATTGATATGGCAAAGCTTCATAAGATGAAACAAGAGAAGGTTTCTGCTTGGACAATGAAGGTGTTGGTTGATGCAGTGATGAGTTCAGGGCTGTCGACAATCTCAAATGCACTAGATGAAAGTGTTGATGATGGAGGTGGTGAGCAGATGGATAAGGAGATTACAAATGAGATGGAAGCAACTGCCGCCGCCTATCACATTTTCATGAATGTTGCTGAGTCTGGTTCCAA GTACATAGATGAGTACGACTTCTTGAGATTCATGATCAAGGAAGAAGTGGATCTTGTGTTTCCACTGTTTGAAGGAGCAGATACAGGAAGGATTGACAGAAAAGCTCTTACATATTGGGTG GTGAAGATCTACAAGGGCCGCAAAGCACTAGCACATGCTCTAAATGATACAAAAACCGCTGTGAAGCAGTTAAACAAACTCGTGACTGTGATCCTGATTGTTGTGACTGTTATCGTGTGGCTTCTCTTGATGGAAATTGCAACAACAAAAGTTCTTGTCTTCTTCTCATCACAGCTTGTCGTGGCAGCTTTTATGTTTGGAAATACCTGCAAGACTATATTTGAAGCtattatatttgtatttgtaatGCATCCATTTGACGTTGGTGATCGCTGTGTCATTGATGGTGTTCAG ATGATGGTTGAAGAGATGAACATCTTAACAACAGTCTTCCTGAAACTCAATAATGAAAAGGTGTACTATCCAAATTCAGTTTTGGCCACAAAACCCATCAGTAATTACTATAGAAGCCCTGATATGGGGGATTATGTTGAATTCTCAATTGATTTTGTGACACCAATAGAGAGGATTGGGATGCTGAAAGATAAAATAAAGAT GTACCTGGAGAAAAATCCACAACACTGGCATCCTAACCACAATGTGTTGGTGAAGGAGATTGAAAATGTGAATAAGATAAAGATGGGTCTCTACGTCTTTCACACAATGAACTTTCAAGATTTTGGAGAGAAGAACAGGCGAAGAACTGAATTAGTTattgaaattaagaaaatatttgaagagCTTAATATCAGATACAATCTCCTGCCCCAAGATGTTCATCTTCTCCATATTGGGTCCGAAACAACAAATGCAGCCAACAAATGA
- the LOC115978135 gene encoding uncharacterized protein LOC115978135, translating into MASSVSMAMPLTSAAQNKLNQPSSEFFFKPLPIIPSKKAMFVKPKSKVWLQVQASLKEKAVTGLTAAAFTASMVIPEVAEAAGPGVSPSLKNFLLSIVAGGVVLAVLAGAVVGVANFDPVKRS; encoded by the coding sequence ATGGCATCTTCTGTTTCAATGGCGATGCCACTCACTTCCGCGGCCCAAAATAAGCTAAACCAGCCTAGCTCAGAATTCTTCTTCAAGCCATTACCAATAATACCATCAAAAAAGGCTATGTTTGTGAAGCCGAAGTCAAAAGTCTGGCTTCAAGTGCAGGCCTCTCTTAAGGAAAAGGCTGTGACAGGCCTAACAGCAGCTGCATTTACAGCCTCAATGGTTATACCTGAGGTGGCTGAGGCAGCAGGGCCTGGTGTGTCCCCATCTCTTAAGAACTTTCTGCTCAGCATTGTTGCCGGTGGAGTCGTGCTAGCAGTGCTTGCTGGAGCTGTTGTTGGTGTTGCCAACTTTGACCCTGTTAAGCGAAGCTGA
- the LOC115974856 gene encoding thermospermine synthase ACAULIS5 codes for MGEEAIQFFHTNGYANGFLKIHEETNQTLTNNHEDCSWYEEVIDDDLKWSFALKRVLHKGISDYQEIALLDTKRFGKVLVIDGKMQSAEVDEFIYHECLIHPALICHPEAKTVFIMGGGEGSAAREALKHKSLEKVVMCDIDQEVVDFCRRYLTVNQETFCHKKLNLVINDAKAELEKRDEKFDIIVGDLADPVEGGPCYQLYTKSFYEKILKPKLNENGIFVTQAGPAGIFTHKEVFTSIYNTIKQVFKYVVSYTAHVPSFADTWGWVMASDQPFSINAEDIDKRIEARINGELLYLNGASFLSSATMNKTVTLSLLNETHIYTEESARFIHGHGVAYRR; via the exons ATGGGTGAGGAGGCTATTCAGTTCTTCCATACCAATGGGTATGCCAATGGGTTCTTAAAGATTCATGAAGAAACTAATCAAACACTTACTAATAATCATGAGGACTGTTCTTGGTATGAAGAAGTGATTGATGATGATCTCAAATGGTCCTTTGCATTGAAGAG GGTGCTACATAAAGGGATTAGTGACTACCAGGAGATAGCTCTTTTGGACACGAAACGTTTCGGGAAG GTCTTGGTGATTGATGGGAAGATGCAAAGTGCAGAGGTGGATGAGTTTATTTATCATGAATGCTTGATTCATCCCGCTCTCATATGTCACCCAGA AGCCAAAACCGTATTCATAATGGGTGGTGGTGAGGGGTCGGCTGCAAGGGAAGCACTCAAGCACAAATCATTGGAGAAAGTTGTTATGTGTGATATTGACCAG GAGGTGGTCGACTTCTGTCGTAGATACTTGACTGTAAATCAAGAGACATTTTGTCACAAGAAGCTTAATCTTGTTATTAATGATGCCAA GGCTGAATTAGAGAAGAGGGATGAGAAATTCGATATCATAGTTGGAGATTTGGCAGACCCAGTAGAAGGAGGTCCTTGCTATCAGCTCTACACAAAATCTTTCTACgagaaaattctaaaacctaAGCTCAATGAGAATGGCATCTTTGTGACACAG GCTGGACCAGCGGGTATTTTCACACACAAGGAGGTCTTCACCTCTATATACAACACAATCAAGCAAGTCTTCAAGT ATGTGGTTTCATACACAGCTCACGTGCCATCTTTTGCAGATACATGGGGATGGGTCATG GCCTCAGACCAACCTTTCTCTATTAACGCTGAGGATATTGACAAAAGGATTGAAGCAAGAATTAATGGCGAATTACTCTATTTAAATGGTGCCTCGTTCCTTTCCTCTGCCACCATGAACAAGACCGTTACTCTATC GTTGTTGAATGAAACTCACATCTACACAGAAGAAAGTGCAAGATTCATTCATGGACATGGGGTAGCTTATCGCCGTTGA